A single window of Bos javanicus breed banteng chromosome 19, ARS-OSU_banteng_1.0, whole genome shotgun sequence DNA harbors:
- the LOC133232919 gene encoding kinesin-like protein KIF19 isoform X2, whose product MMDRLASRALQDSALPKISPPGTVPTPGESDLESVKMPNSESPHQHGSFLPLLGTESEANHPFKTSSRAWQAKGFCLPTPPPIRGGNLVTQEATTQVGLNGQINSSPESIENLSEIPLSHKGRKETTADTKSIAGKAARHHSQALGAEGRQLLAPTIKQSSLSLHLKGQTDDVRPPSPTLQHTASEDSLSSSTGEAPSRAVERHGDGPCPRLQGQKKSPRKKREESLEAKRKRKSQAFEVTGQGIPTQLPAHLALQPTQLSRPKMHVAGPQPVENHTEEQRMPVVGHLTPTIRPLGKATLPMAKVKLPPCQSLGPEDTSPVAAPSNPGDVSERVARMPRLPYGTSTQGKNGRLGHN is encoded by the exons ATGATGGACCGCCTGGCCTCTCGGGCCCTGCAG gaCAGCGCCTTGCCCAAGATTAGCCCCCCAGGAACTGTGCCGACCCCGGGGGAGTCTGACCTAGAGAGCGTCAAGATGCCGAACTCCGAGTCCCCGCACCAGCACGGAAGCTTCCTCCCTCTGCTCGGCACTGAGAG TGAAGCCAACCACCCGTTCAAGACCAGCTCCCGGGCCTGGCAAGCGAAGGGCTTctgtctgcccaccccacccccaatccgGGGGGGCAACCTGGTGACacaggag GCCACCACTCAGGTCGGACTGAACGGCCAGATCAACTCCTCCCCTGAAAGCATCGAGAATCTGTCGGAGATCCCCTTGTCCCACAAAG ggaggaaggagaccacGGCCGACACCAAGAGCATCGCCGGGAAGGCTGCCCGGCACCACTCCCAGGCCCTGGGGGCCGAGGGGCGCCAACTGCTGGCACCCACCATAAAGCAGAGCAGCCTGTCCCTGCACTTGAAGGGCCAGACTGATGACGTGCGGccgcccagccccaccctccagcaCACCGCCAGCGAGGACAGCCTATCCAGCAGCACAGGCGAGGCGCCATCCCGGGCAGTCGAGCGTCATGGCGATGGCCCTTGTCCCCGGCTGCAAGGCcagaagaaaagcccaagaaagaAACGAGAGGAGTCCCTGGAGGCAAAGAGGAAGCGGAAGTCCCAGGCCTTTGAAGTCACAGGACAAGGG ATCCCCACGCAGCTCCCAGCTCATCTGGCTCTCCAGCCAACGCAGCTGTCCCGCCCCAAGATGCACGTTGCTGGACCCCAGCCTGTGGAGAATCACACCGAAGAACAGAGGATGCCAGTGGTTGGACACCTGACGCCTACCATCAGACCCCTGGGAAAGGCCACGCTGCCTATGGCCAAGGTCAAACTCCCTCCGTGCCAGAGCTTGG GCCCCGAGGACACCTCCCCTGTCGCTGCCCCCTCCAACCCAGGGGATGTTTCCGAACGGGTTGCTCGGATGCCCCGCCTGCCCTATGGCACAAGCACCCAAGGCAAAAATGGGCGCTTAGGGCACAACTGA
- the LOC133232919 gene encoding kinesin-like protein KIF19 isoform X1: MMDRLASRALQDSALPKISPPGTVPTPGESDLESVKMPNSESPHQHGSFLPLLGTESEANHPFKTSSRAWQAKGFCLPTPPPIRGGNLVTQEVSSGPHGWEYPEETSSGWDGTFPKQPSEDIGFLLGPMASFPNPFISQATTQVGLNGQINSSPESIENLSEIPLSHKGRKETTADTKSIAGKAARHHSQALGAEGRQLLAPTIKQSSLSLHLKGQTDDVRPPSPTLQHTASEDSLSSSTGEAPSRAVERHGDGPCPRLQGQKKSPRKKREESLEAKRKRKSQAFEVTGQGIPTQLPAHLALQPTQLSRPKMHVAGPQPVENHTEEQRMPVVGHLTPTIRPLGKATLPMAKVKLPPCQSLGPEDTSPVAAPSNPGDVSERVARMPRLPYGTSTQGKNGRLGHN; encoded by the exons ATGATGGACCGCCTGGCCTCTCGGGCCCTGCAG gaCAGCGCCTTGCCCAAGATTAGCCCCCCAGGAACTGTGCCGACCCCGGGGGAGTCTGACCTAGAGAGCGTCAAGATGCCGAACTCCGAGTCCCCGCACCAGCACGGAAGCTTCCTCCCTCTGCTCGGCACTGAGAG TGAAGCCAACCACCCGTTCAAGACCAGCTCCCGGGCCTGGCAAGCGAAGGGCTTctgtctgcccaccccacccccaatccgGGGGGGCAACCTGGTGACacaggaggtgagcagtgggcCCCACGGGTGGGAGTACCCAGAAGAGACATCCAGTGGTTGGGATGGAACTTTTCCAAAACAGCCCTCTGAGGACATAGGGTTCCTGCTGGGTCCAATGGCTTCTTTTCCCAACCCATTCATCTCACAGGCCACCACTCAGGTCGGACTGAACGGCCAGATCAACTCCTCCCCTGAAAGCATCGAGAATCTGTCGGAGATCCCCTTGTCCCACAAAG ggaggaaggagaccacGGCCGACACCAAGAGCATCGCCGGGAAGGCTGCCCGGCACCACTCCCAGGCCCTGGGGGCCGAGGGGCGCCAACTGCTGGCACCCACCATAAAGCAGAGCAGCCTGTCCCTGCACTTGAAGGGCCAGACTGATGACGTGCGGccgcccagccccaccctccagcaCACCGCCAGCGAGGACAGCCTATCCAGCAGCACAGGCGAGGCGCCATCCCGGGCAGTCGAGCGTCATGGCGATGGCCCTTGTCCCCGGCTGCAAGGCcagaagaaaagcccaagaaagaAACGAGAGGAGTCCCTGGAGGCAAAGAGGAAGCGGAAGTCCCAGGCCTTTGAAGTCACAGGACAAGGG ATCCCCACGCAGCTCCCAGCTCATCTGGCTCTCCAGCCAACGCAGCTGTCCCGCCCCAAGATGCACGTTGCTGGACCCCAGCCTGTGGAGAATCACACCGAAGAACAGAGGATGCCAGTGGTTGGACACCTGACGCCTACCATCAGACCCCTGGGAAAGGCCACGCTGCCTATGGCCAAGGTCAAACTCCCTCCGTGCCAGAGCTTGG GCCCCGAGGACACCTCCCCTGTCGCTGCCCCCTCCAACCCAGGGGATGTTTCCGAACGGGTTGCTCGGATGCCCCGCCTGCCCTATGGCACAAGCACCCAAGGCAAAAATGGGCGCTTAGGGCACAACTGA
- the LOC133231508 gene encoding BTB/POZ domain-containing protein 17-like, whose product MLISTSHEKPERRGGEVGCAREGPSVGSLNDDTVCPRPGTLGTQEAALGRVTAGLPDRAPSLYLSGRYLYCGELTVLLAQAIPLHQLATKYRVASLQRGVADYMRAHLAGGAGPAVGWYHYAVSTGDEALRQSCLQFLAWNLSAVAGSAEWGAVSPELLAQLLPRSDLVLQDELELFQALEAWLGRARPPPAVAERALRAIRYPMIPPAQLFQLQARSAALARHGPAVADLLLQAYQFHAASPLHYAKFFDVNGSAFLPRNYLAPAWGAPWVINNPARDDRSTSFQTQLGPSGHDSGRRVTWNVLFSPRWLPVSLRPVYADATGTALPLARPEDGRPRLVVTPASSGGDAAGVSFQKTVLVGARHHGRLLVRHAYSFHQSSEEAGDFLAHADLQRRNSEYLVENALHLHLIVKPVYHTLIRTPK is encoded by the coding sequence atgcttatttccACGTCCCACGAGAAACCGGAAAGAAGAGGCGGTGAAGTAGGATGCGCGCGGGAAGGTCCTTCTGTTGGCTCCCTTAATGACGATACTGTCTGCCCAAGGCCGGGTACCCTCGGGACTCAGGAGGCAGCGCTGGGTAGGGTAACCGCAGGCCTCCCTGACCGCGCTCCATCTCTGTACCTCTCTGGCAGGTACCTCTACTGCGGAGAGCTGACCGTGCTGCTGGCACAGGCCATCCCCCTGCACCAGCTGGCCACCAAGTACCGCGTGGCCTCCTTGCAGCGGGGCGTGGCCGACTATATGCGCGCGCACCTGGCGGGCGGCGCGGGCCCGGCGGTGGGCTGGTACCACTACGCGGTGAGCACCGGGGACGAGGCCCTGCGCCAGAGCTGCCTGCAGTTCCTGGCCTGGAACCTGTCGGCCGTGGCGGGGAGCGCCGAGTGGGGCGCCGTGAGCCCTGAGCTGCTGGCGCAGCTGCTTCCGCGCTCGGACCTCGTGCTGCAGGACGAGCTGGAGCTCTTCCAGGCGCTGGAGGCGTGGCTGGGCCGCGCGCGGCCGCCGCCGGCTGTGGCCGAGCGCGCGCTGCGCGCCATCCGTTACCCCATGATCCCTCCGGCTCAACTGTTCCAGCTTCAGGCGCGCTCGGCCGCCCTGGCGCGCCACGGCCCGGCGGTGGCCGACCTGCTCCTTCAGGCCTACCAGTTCCACGCCGCCTCGCCGCTGCACTACGCCAAGTTTTTCGACGTCAATGGCAGTGCCTTCCTGCCCCGCAACTACCTTGCGCCCGCCTGGGGCGCCCCGTGGGTCATCAACAACCCAGCCCGCGACGATCGCAGCACCAGCTTCCAGACGCAGCTGGGCCCAAGCGGCCACGACTCGGGCCGCCGGGTCACCTGGAACGTGCTCTTCTCGCCACGCTGGCTGCCGGTAAGCCTGCGGCCTGTCTACGCGGACGCCACGGGCACAGCGCTGCCCCTCGCACGCCCCGAGGACGGCCGGCCCCGGCTGGTGGTCACGCCGGCCAGCAGCGGCGGCGACGCGGCGGGCGTGAGCTTCCAGAAGACCGTGCTGGTGGGGGCGCGCCACCACGGCCGCCTGCTGGTCCGCCACGCCTACAGCTTCCACCAGAGCAGCGAGGAGGCCGGTGACTTCCTGGCGCACGCCGACCTGCAGCGGCGCAACTCCGAGTACCTGGTGGAGAATGCCCTGCATCTCCACCTCATTGTCAAGCCCGTCTATCACACCCTCATCCGGACCCCCAAGTAG